One genomic region from Candidatus Sericytochromatia bacterium encodes:
- the infC gene encoding translation initiation factor IF-3 — protein MLKETAIINERIRARELRTIDENGEQLGILASREALRIAQEKGLDLVLVAADASPPVAKIMDYGRHKFETEKKNREARKKQHVVSLKELTLSYKIGEHDYQVRLRSLQKFIKEGDKVKVTIRFRGREVQHSGIATELLMRFVRDVEEIAVLEREPRQEGRTLFIIVAPKKEK, from the coding sequence ATTCTCAAGGAAACGGCCATCATCAACGAACGAATTCGCGCCCGCGAACTTCGGACCATCGATGAGAACGGTGAGCAGCTCGGTATCCTGGCGTCACGCGAGGCACTCCGGATTGCGCAGGAAAAGGGCCTGGACCTGGTTCTGGTCGCAGCGGACGCCAGTCCGCCAGTCGCCAAGATCATGGACTACGGTCGCCACAAGTTCGAAACCGAGAAGAAGAACCGGGAAGCTCGGAAGAAGCAGCACGTGGTCAGCCTGAAGGAACTCACGCTGAGCTACAAGATTGGCGAGCACGACTACCAAGTCCGCTTGCGTTCCCTCCAGAAGTTCATCAAGGAGGGCGACAAGGTCAAGGTGACCATCCGCTTCCGAGGGCGTGAAGTTCAGCACAGTGGCATCGCCACGGAACTGCTGATGCGCTTTGTTCGAGACGTTGAAGAGATTGCCGTCCTCGAGCGTGAGCCCCGTCAAGAGGGGCGCACCTTGTTCATCATCGTCGCCCCCAAAAAGGAGAAGTGA
- the rpmI gene encoding 50S ribosomal protein L35 — MPKMKTHRASAKRFAVSGSGKLIRRKAGGKHLLVCKSPARKNRVTGEAVVDQADEKRVKLSLPYPQYLR, encoded by the coding sequence ATGCCCAAAATGAAGACGCATCGTGCCTCTGCAAAGCGTTTTGCAGTGAGCGGTTCTGGCAAGCTGATTCGTCGCAAGGCCGGAGGCAAGCACCTTCTCGTGTGTAAGTCGCCTGCCCGCAAGAATCGTGTGACGGGTGAAGCCGTGGTGGACCAGGCGGACGAGAAGCGCGTCAAGCTCTCGCTGCCCTATCCCCAGTACCTGCGCTGA
- the gluQRS gene encoding tRNA glutamyl-Q(34) synthetase GluQRS, whose translation MPDTVRGRYAPSPTGDLHLGNIRTALVAWLGARAQQGTFILRIEDLDTPRVRPGAEAQMLEDLSWLGLDWDEGPDVGGPYAPYRQSERHDHYERALTQLDETGRLYGCSCSRADLKRLASAPHGPLDEGPVYPGICRSRQIDWQSQAGTTARARIPAVRFQVSTGAVRFDDLLAGSVSQDVKTDVGDFVVRRADGIWAYQLAVVVDDWAMGINQVVRGADLLHSTPRQLQLLQALGAPPPAYAHVPLTLDEKGQRLAKREGAATLRALREQGWQAQDLVGILAHSLGLLPTPEPCVPRDLVASFEWARVATTAWRAHVPELGRSG comes from the coding sequence ATGCCCGATACCGTCCGAGGCCGATACGCACCCTCTCCCACCGGCGACCTTCACCTCGGAAATATCCGAACGGCTCTGGTGGCCTGGCTGGGAGCCAGGGCGCAGCAAGGAACTTTCATCCTACGAATCGAGGACCTCGACACTCCTCGTGTTCGCCCAGGGGCCGAGGCCCAGATGCTGGAAGATCTCAGCTGGCTGGGCCTCGACTGGGACGAGGGTCCCGATGTGGGCGGGCCTTACGCCCCCTACCGGCAAAGCGAGCGCCACGACCATTACGAGCGTGCCCTGACGCAACTGGACGAGACGGGACGCTTGTATGGATGCTCCTGTTCTCGCGCTGACCTGAAACGACTGGCCTCGGCCCCCCACGGTCCCTTGGACGAGGGCCCCGTCTACCCCGGCATCTGCCGCTCACGGCAGATCGATTGGCAATCCCAAGCGGGTACGACGGCTCGTGCTCGCATCCCTGCCGTGCGCTTCCAGGTCTCGACAGGCGCGGTGAGGTTCGATGACTTGCTGGCTGGATCTGTCTCGCAGGATGTGAAAACCGACGTCGGCGACTTCGTGGTGCGACGAGCGGACGGCATCTGGGCCTATCAGTTGGCGGTGGTGGTTGATGACTGGGCCATGGGCATCAACCAGGTGGTACGAGGGGCAGACCTCCTGCACTCCACGCCGCGCCAGTTGCAGTTGCTTCAGGCCCTCGGGGCGCCCCCGCCCGCCTATGCGCACGTGCCGCTCACCCTGGATGAAAAGGGCCAACGCCTGGCCAAACGCGAGGGTGCCGCTACCCTCCGCGCCCTGCGTGAACAGGGCTGGCAAGCTCAGGACCTGGTCGGCATATTGGCCCATTCCTTGGGCCTGTTGCCAACGCCTGAGCCGTGCGTTCCACGCGACCTCGTGGCAAGTTTCGAATGGGCTCGCGTCGCGACCACCGCTTGGCGCGCCCATGTGCCTGAACTGGGCC
- a CDS encoding RNA methyltransferase, protein MPPTPLSSLQNPRIKLARSLVRRKEREASGCFLIEGSKLLQEALASGLQPNQVFATAAWWDTHEFPPGETEAFLVPPALLEALATTETPDGVVAIAPLPTPKRPRLGPSALVLIAHQLQDPGNLGTLIRAADAAGADAVVVTPGSTDPWSPKAVRSSMGSCFHLPILKQSLTEFRRDCPDLRLLALSLQGSSSLYLQNLSQGTAFLIGNEGSGLDAEAIALADAAIRIPIPGRAESLNAAMAATVCLYEAVRQRTTSDTI, encoded by the coding sequence ATGCCCCCCACCCCACTCAGCAGCCTGCAGAATCCGCGCATCAAGCTGGCCCGGTCGCTCGTCCGCCGCAAAGAGCGGGAGGCCTCTGGCTGCTTCCTGATTGAAGGAAGCAAGCTGTTGCAGGAAGCGCTGGCGTCCGGTCTCCAGCCGAACCAGGTCTTCGCGACCGCCGCGTGGTGGGACACGCACGAGTTCCCCCCCGGTGAGACGGAGGCCTTCCTGGTTCCCCCTGCGCTGCTGGAGGCGCTTGCGACCACGGAGACCCCGGACGGGGTGGTGGCGATCGCTCCCCTGCCGACCCCAAAACGCCCCCGGCTGGGTCCAAGCGCTCTGGTCCTGATTGCCCATCAACTACAAGACCCAGGCAACCTGGGAACCTTGATCCGGGCAGCAGATGCCGCGGGAGCGGATGCCGTGGTGGTGACGCCGGGCTCGACGGACCCTTGGAGCCCCAAGGCCGTTCGAAGTTCGATGGGTTCTTGCTTTCACCTGCCCATTCTCAAGCAATCTCTGACCGAGTTTCGGCGGGACTGCCCGGACCTACGGCTGTTGGCGCTCAGCTTGCAAGGCAGCAGCAGCCTCTACCTTCAAAATCTGAGCCAGGGAACCGCCTTCCTGATTGGCAATGAGGGAAGTGGGCTCGATGCGGAGGCGATCGCCCTGGCCGACGCGGCCATCCGGATCCCCATTCCGGGGCGGGCCGAGAGCCTGAACGCCGCCATGGCGGCGACCGTCTGCTTGTACGAAGCCGTTCGCCAGCGCACCACCAGCGACACAATCTGA
- a CDS encoding bifunctional riboflavin kinase/FAD synthetase, which produces MISYHLDYPHLAADEFPRGAVLAIGTFDGVHLGHRQLFETAQRLAADLDCPAAVFTFVEHPRSILNPGAPVPLLTPWQEKEQRLREAGLSHCIATRFSQALSRLTPEAFVARVLGEALAVKGVVTGFNFRFGHQQAGTPEDLQRLGKAIGFPVEVVPPVRAEGGIVSSSRLRQLIEGGQVEEAQPLLGYAYTLTGQVVPGDQRGRTIGFPTANLALPADKLLPLLGVYACLAEVGSEQLPAVVNIGRRPTFDGVKLLTEVHLLAGGRDLYGQTMTISLLKHLRPERAFPGAEALIAQIAEDCEAARQFLARVTADVAIP; this is translated from the coding sequence ATGATCTCTTACCACCTCGATTATCCTCACCTTGCCGCTGACGAGTTCCCCCGCGGAGCCGTCTTGGCCATTGGCACCTTTGACGGGGTGCATCTCGGTCATCGTCAGCTGTTCGAAACGGCCCAGCGTCTTGCGGCAGACCTGGACTGTCCTGCTGCCGTGTTCACCTTTGTGGAGCACCCTCGCAGTATTCTGAACCCCGGCGCTCCCGTTCCCTTACTCACGCCGTGGCAGGAGAAAGAACAGCGCCTGCGTGAGGCAGGTCTTTCCCACTGCATCGCGACGAGGTTTAGCCAAGCCTTGTCGCGTCTGACGCCCGAAGCATTCGTCGCCCGTGTGCTGGGCGAAGCCCTGGCGGTCAAGGGAGTCGTCACCGGCTTCAATTTTCGCTTTGGCCATCAACAAGCGGGCACGCCAGAGGATCTGCAGCGCTTGGGGAAAGCCATCGGATTTCCCGTTGAAGTCGTGCCCCCCGTTCGGGCGGAGGGCGGAATCGTCAGCAGTTCACGGCTGCGTCAACTGATCGAAGGCGGCCAGGTGGAGGAGGCCCAACCACTGCTTGGTTACGCCTACACCCTCACGGGCCAGGTGGTTCCTGGGGATCAACGCGGACGCACCATCGGATTTCCCACCGCCAACTTGGCCCTTCCCGCCGACAAGTTGTTGCCCTTACTCGGCGTCTATGCTTGCCTGGCCGAGGTCGGCTCGGAGCAACTCCCTGCCGTCGTGAACATCGGGCGTCGGCCGACCTTCGACGGGGTCAAACTCTTGACCGAGGTACACCTGTTGGCGGGTGGACGAGACCTTTACGGACAGACCATGACGATTTCCTTGCTGAAACACCTGCGACCGGAGCGTGCCTTTCCCGGAGCCGAGGCGCTGATCGCGCAAATCGCCGAAGATTGCGAAGCGGCGCGTCAGTTCCTCGCGCGCGTCACGGCCGACGTGGCCATCCCTTAG
- a CDS encoding FliH/SctL family protein has translation MGLLKGANLRFNASEAIVGADVILPADLPGEEVTGVVPATESALDALPGEGVDELAFDLEGDLTDLFAEPDIATELEDELSEPWQEPLEAFEKIREQVLHGAVEASDLDANAFGDQVQQAAGPLMADAVRAAEEDMLERNPEADTASVTPFVQRRVATELDLELIGSVNEIRWTHLQRVEKQLSEGAADIAQGLLAEHPEEAFVELMAHREEILSAARLESERLLLEAMTQSAETMAQAEQARAATLQELESDRARIMADLREQAYAEGLAEGRRAGEAEAAQYIADAIHKFNEMVMAFPLAVKQNEEKLVSLALEIARKVIQEEVSLQPEIVQRTVESSLKRVSDLEQVVVKVNPLDLDLILPKQETFKTMVPDVQNFSIEGSHTIQRGGCIIETNSGSINATIQAQLGIVEELFKRVRAEYDDEVLGDLS, from the coding sequence ATGGGCCTGCTCAAGGGCGCCAATCTGCGATTCAACGCCTCCGAGGCGATTGTCGGGGCCGATGTCATTCTCCCTGCCGACCTTCCCGGTGAAGAGGTCACGGGCGTGGTTCCCGCCACGGAGAGCGCCCTGGATGCCCTCCCGGGTGAGGGCGTCGATGAACTGGCCTTTGACCTCGAAGGTGACCTCACGGATCTCTTTGCTGAGCCTGACATCGCGACGGAACTCGAGGACGAGCTTTCTGAGCCCTGGCAGGAGCCGCTCGAGGCCTTCGAAAAAATCCGTGAACAGGTGCTTCACGGGGCCGTAGAGGCGTCAGACCTGGACGCCAATGCCTTTGGCGACCAGGTCCAGCAGGCCGCGGGTCCTCTCATGGCGGACGCGGTGCGTGCCGCTGAGGAGGACATGCTTGAGCGGAATCCCGAAGCCGACACGGCATCCGTGACCCCTTTTGTGCAGCGGCGAGTGGCGACGGAACTGGACCTCGAACTGATCGGTTCGGTCAACGAAATCCGCTGGACGCACCTGCAGCGCGTTGAAAAACAACTTTCCGAGGGCGCTGCCGACATCGCGCAGGGGCTGCTGGCGGAGCACCCCGAGGAGGCCTTTGTCGAATTGATGGCGCACAGGGAGGAGATTTTGTCTGCTGCGCGTCTGGAATCGGAGCGCCTGCTGTTGGAAGCGATGACCCAAAGTGCGGAGACGATGGCACAAGCAGAGCAGGCGCGCGCCGCCACGCTGCAGGAACTCGAATCCGATCGCGCCCGCATCATGGCCGACCTGCGTGAGCAGGCCTATGCAGAAGGGTTGGCCGAGGGACGGCGCGCCGGAGAGGCGGAGGCGGCCCAGTACATTGCCGATGCCATCCACAAGTTCAATGAAATGGTCATGGCATTTCCCCTTGCGGTGAAGCAGAACGAAGAGAAACTGGTCAGTCTGGCCCTGGAGATCGCGCGCAAGGTGATTCAGGAGGAAGTCTCTCTGCAGCCTGAGATTGTGCAGCGAACGGTTGAATCTTCGCTCAAACGGGTCTCAGACCTGGAGCAGGTCGTCGTCAAGGTCAATCCGCTCGACCTCGATCTGATTCTCCCCAAGCAGGAAACCTTCAAGACCATGGTTCCGGATGTTCAGAACTTTTCGATCGAGGGCAGCCACACCATTCAGCGCGGAGGTTGCATCATCGAAACCAACAGCGGCAGCATCAATGCCACCATTCAGGCGCAGTTGGGGATCGTGGAGGAACTCTTCAAGCGCGTCAGGGCTGAATATGATGATGAAGTCCTCGGGGATCTGAGCTAA
- a CDS encoding FliI/YscN family ATPase, giving the protein MSGGEIRFDYDNYMFALQGTETIRAKGSVVQLIGLVIEALLQGVRIGELCYIRSQDKLRVYPAEVVGFKARRVLLMPLADIQGIGAGCEVVATNRLVSVKVGPKLLGRVVDGIGNPMDGKGPIIAEAEYPLDNAPPNPIRRARITNIMPVGVRAIDAFLTYGEGQRIGLFAGSGVGKSTLLGMIARNAKADINVLCLVGERGREVNEFIEDSMGEAGMARSVVVCATSDMSSLLRMKAPQTASAIAEYFRDQGKKVFLMMDSVTRFAMAQREVGLAIGEPPSTKGYTPSVFATLPRLLERAGMSDRGSITALYTVLVEGGDMEDPIADAVRGILDGHIIMARKIADQGIYPAIDILPSVSRLIQQLQPKSQYLAQRDVRTMMANLREVQDMLTIGAYVRGSNPDYDRAIAMKDLIKDFCKQGTDEKSSLEDAWANVRMLAGQG; this is encoded by the coding sequence ATGTCCGGCGGAGAGATCCGCTTCGATTACGACAATTACATGTTTGCCTTGCAGGGCACCGAGACCATTCGCGCGAAAGGCTCGGTCGTTCAATTGATCGGCCTCGTGATCGAGGCGTTGCTGCAAGGCGTTCGCATCGGTGAGCTCTGTTATATCCGTTCGCAGGACAAGTTGCGGGTGTACCCGGCCGAGGTGGTCGGCTTCAAGGCCCGTCGCGTGTTGTTGATGCCACTGGCCGATATCCAGGGGATTGGAGCGGGCTGCGAGGTGGTCGCCACGAACCGGCTCGTGTCGGTCAAAGTAGGGCCCAAACTGCTCGGGCGTGTGGTGGACGGCATTGGGAATCCGATGGATGGGAAAGGGCCCATCATTGCTGAGGCGGAGTATCCGCTCGACAATGCGCCACCAAACCCGATTCGCAGGGCCCGCATCACCAATATCATGCCAGTCGGGGTGCGGGCCATCGATGCCTTTCTCACCTATGGCGAGGGACAGCGCATCGGGCTGTTCGCCGGGTCAGGCGTGGGCAAGTCGACCCTGCTCGGTATGATCGCCAGAAACGCCAAGGCTGACATCAACGTGCTATGCCTGGTCGGGGAACGTGGGCGAGAAGTCAATGAATTCATCGAGGACTCGATGGGCGAAGCGGGCATGGCACGCTCCGTCGTCGTTTGCGCCACGTCCGATATGTCCTCTTTGCTCCGCATGAAGGCGCCGCAGACCGCCTCTGCCATCGCAGAGTATTTTCGCGATCAGGGGAAGAAAGTTTTTCTGATGATGGACTCGGTCACACGTTTTGCGATGGCGCAACGCGAGGTCGGACTGGCGATCGGGGAACCGCCGTCTACCAAGGGCTACACGCCATCCGTGTTTGCGACCTTGCCTCGTCTGCTGGAACGCGCGGGGATGTCGGACCGAGGCTCGATCACCGCACTGTACACCGTTCTGGTGGAAGGGGGCGATATGGAAGACCCGATCGCTGACGCGGTCCGAGGGATCCTGGATGGCCACATCATCATGGCGCGCAAGATTGCGGACCAGGGCATCTATCCTGCCATCGACATTTTGCCGAGCGTCAGTCGCCTGATTCAGCAGTTGCAGCCGAAAAGCCAGTATCTGGCTCAGCGCGACGTGCGAACGATGATGGCCAACCTGCGAGAGGTGCAGGATATGCTCACTATCGGCGCCTACGTGAGAGGCTCGAATCCGGATTATGACCGGGCCATCGCGATGAAAGACCTGATCAAAGACTTCTGCAAGCAGGGGACCGATGAGAAAAGTTCCCTGGAGGACGCCTGGGCCAACGTTCGCATGTTGGCTGGGCAAGGCTAA
- the rplT gene encoding 50S ribosomal protein L20 — protein MRVKRGVANRNKHKKVFKLTKGFRGSLSKVFRAANQAMMRALKHAYRDRRKKKRDFRALWIQRINAAARLEGMSYSQLINGLKKAQIEVNRKVLADLAVNDQMTFNKLVASAKQTLSA, from the coding sequence ATGCGCGTCAAACGTGGTGTCGCCAACCGTAACAAGCACAAGAAGGTTTTCAAGCTGACCAAGGGCTTCCGCGGCTCTTTGAGCAAGGTGTTCCGAGCTGCCAATCAAGCGATGATGCGGGCGCTCAAGCACGCTTATCGCGATCGCCGGAAGAAGAAGCGCGACTTCCGCGCCCTGTGGATCCAGCGCATCAACGCGGCTGCTCGCCTGGAAGGCATGTCCTACAGCCAGCTCATCAATGGCTTGAAGAAGGCGCAAATTGAAGTGAACCGCAAGGTTCTGGCTGACCTGGCTGTCAATGATCAGATGACCTTCAACAAGCTGGTCGCATCGGCCAAGCAGACCCTGAGCGCCTGA